From a single Sorghum bicolor cultivar BTx623 chromosome 5, Sorghum_bicolor_NCBIv3, whole genome shotgun sequence genomic region:
- the LOC8062648 gene encoding obtusifoliol 14-alpha demethylase isoform X1: MFRQCFRLLKAAALHHSTNNCVIMDMANGVVWFTIAVVFITVVISKATKRGIMFDPKCNRPHPPTVKGVSFLRVLHTLLSKGLQAMIHDQYTKLGTVFTISFFQFKVTFLIGPEVSAHFYQGLDSEISHGNMIEFTVPMLGKEVGYGVDTATRNEQSRFSYDALKPSKLRSHAGPMIQEVGEYFAKWGQQGMVDLKQELDKLLMLISGRCLLGKEVREKMFDEFFTLFHELSDNGMCLTSVLFPYAPTPSNRRRDKARAKLSEMLTEIVRSRKKYDNVESDVLQNLIDSKYADGRSTTEAEVIGLIITLLFLGKHTSTITSVWTGAHLLASTRSLASVLEEQKKIVRKYGDDLDYNAFLEMDTLHRCIKETLRIHPPVPMFRRKVHKNFTVQTKDGNEYEIHRGHTLISPVQFNGNLPHIYKDPDVYDPDRFGPGREEDRVGGKFSYTSFSAGRHACLGESYAYLQIKVIWSYLLRNFELKLESPFPKPDWTKLVPEPKGRVMVSYKKRVLPTI, encoded by the exons ATGTTTAGACAGTGTTTTCGTCTACTCAAAGCTGCTGCACTTCATCACTCTACTAATAACTGTGTCATCATGGATATGGCAAATGGTGTTGTGTGGTTCACCATAGCTGTTGTTTTCATCACTGTGGTTATCAGCAAGGCAACAAAACGAGGAATTATGTTTGATCCAAAATGTAATCGTCCACATCCACCAACAGTGAAGGgtgtttcttttcttcgagtttTACATACACTTCTTTCAAAGGGTCTGCAAGCAATGATCCACGATCAATATACAAAGTTGGGGACTGTGTTCACAATAAGTTTCTTTCAATTCAAGGTAACATTCTTGATTGGACCCGAGGTCTCTGCTCATTTTTACCAAGGCTTGGATTCAGAGATTAGCCATGGTAATATGATTGAATTCACTGTGCCCATGCTTGGCAAAGAGGTTGGCTATGGCGTGGACACTGCCACCCGGAATGAGCAGTCTCGTTTCTCCTATGATGCACTAAAACCATCAAAGTTGAGAAGCCATGCTGGTCCCATGATTCAAGAAGTGGGG GAATACTTTGCAAAGTGGGGACAGCAAGGCATGGTTGATCTGAAACAAGAGCTTGACAAGTTACTCATGCTAATCTCGGGCCGATGCTTACTGGGGAAGGAGGTCAGGGAAAAGATGTTTGATGAGTTCTTTACTCTGTTCCATGAACTCAGTGACAACGGCATGTGCCTAACCAGTGTATTATTTCCATATGCTCCAACTCCATCAAACCGACGACGTGACAAAGCACGGGCCAAGCTCTCAGAGATGTTGACTGAAATTGTGAGATCGCGCAAGAAATACGATAATGTTGAGAGTGATGTGCTGCAGAACTTGATAGACTCCAAATATGCAGATGGCCGATCTACAACGGAAGCTGAGGTCATTGGACTGATCATCACCTTGCTCTTTTTAGGAAAGCACACAAGCACCATCACTAGTGTATGGACAGGTGCTCACCTTCTTGCTAGTACAAGGAGCTTGGCATCTGTCCtcgaagaacaaaagaaaatagTTAGAAAATATGGGGATGATCTAGACTATAATGCCTTCCTAGAGATGGACACCTTGCACCGTTGCATCAAGGAGACGCTACGAATACATCCTCCAGTACCAATGTTTCGTCGTAAAGTACACAAGAACTTCACTGTGCAGACAAAAGATGGCAATGAGTATGAGATTCATAGAGGCCATACACTAATAAGTCCGGTGCAATTCAATGGCAACTTACCTCACATTTATAAGGACCCGGATGTGTACGACCCAGACAGGTTTGGTCCAGGAAGAGAAGAAGACAGAGTTGGTGGTAAGTTTTCCTACACATCGTTTAGTGCTGGAAGGCATGCTTGCCTAGGCGAGTCTTACGCTTATTTGCAAATTAAGGTGATATGGAGCTATTTGCTAAGAAACTTCGAGCTAAAACTGGAATCTCCTTTTCCTAAGCCTGATTGGACCAAGCTAGTGCCGGAGCCTAAAGGAAGAGTAATGGTGAGTTACAAGAAGCGGGTACTACCTACCATCTAG
- the LOC8062648 gene encoding obtusifoliol 14-alpha demethylase-like isoform X3, translated as MFRQCFRLLKAAALHHSTNNCVIMDMANGVVWFTIAVVFITVVISKATKRGIMFDPKCNRPHPPTVKGVSFLRVLHTLLSKGLQAMIHDQYTKLGTVFTISFFQFKVTFLIGPEVSAHFYQGLDSEISHGNMIEFTVPMLGKEVGYGVDTATRNEQSRFSYDALKPSKLRSHAGPMIQEVGEYFAKWGQQGMVDLKQELDKLLMLISGRCLLGKEVREKMFDEFFTLFHELSDNGMCLTSVLFPYAPTPSNRRRDKARAKLSEMLTEIVRSRKKYDNVESDVLQNLIDSKYADGRSTTEAEVIGLIITLLFLGKHTSTITSVWTGAHLLASTRSLASVLEEQKKIVRKYGDDLDYNAFLEMDTLHRCIKETLRIHPPVPMFRRKVHKNFTVQTKDGNEYEIHRGHTLISPVQFNGNLPHIYKDPDVYDPDRFGPGREEDRVGA; from the exons ATGTTTAGACAGTGTTTTCGTCTACTCAAAGCTGCTGCACTTCATCACTCTACTAATAACTGTGTCATCATGGATATGGCAAATGGTGTTGTGTGGTTCACCATAGCTGTTGTTTTCATCACTGTGGTTATCAGCAAGGCAACAAAACGAGGAATTATGTTTGATCCAAAATGTAATCGTCCACATCCACCAACAGTGAAGGgtgtttcttttcttcgagtttTACATACACTTCTTTCAAAGGGTCTGCAAGCAATGATCCACGATCAATATACAAAGTTGGGGACTGTGTTCACAATAAGTTTCTTTCAATTCAAGGTAACATTCTTGATTGGACCCGAGGTCTCTGCTCATTTTTACCAAGGCTTGGATTCAGAGATTAGCCATGGTAATATGATTGAATTCACTGTGCCCATGCTTGGCAAAGAGGTTGGCTATGGCGTGGACACTGCCACCCGGAATGAGCAGTCTCGTTTCTCCTATGATGCACTAAAACCATCAAAGTTGAGAAGCCATGCTGGTCCCATGATTCAAGAAGTGGGG GAATACTTTGCAAAGTGGGGACAGCAAGGCATGGTTGATCTGAAACAAGAGCTTGACAAGTTACTCATGCTAATCTCGGGCCGATGCTTACTGGGGAAGGAGGTCAGGGAAAAGATGTTTGATGAGTTCTTTACTCTGTTCCATGAACTCAGTGACAACGGCATGTGCCTAACCAGTGTATTATTTCCATATGCTCCAACTCCATCAAACCGACGACGTGACAAAGCACGGGCCAAGCTCTCAGAGATGTTGACTGAAATTGTGAGATCGCGCAAGAAATACGATAATGTTGAGAGTGATGTGCTGCAGAACTTGATAGACTCCAAATATGCAGATGGCCGATCTACAACGGAAGCTGAGGTCATTGGACTGATCATCACCTTGCTCTTTTTAGGAAAGCACACAAGCACCATCACTAGTGTATGGACAGGTGCTCACCTTCTTGCTAGTACAAGGAGCTTGGCATCTGTCCtcgaagaacaaaagaaaatagTTAGAAAATATGGGGATGATCTAGACTATAATGCCTTCCTAGAGATGGACACCTTGCACCGTTGCATCAAGGAGACGCTACGAATACATCCTCCAGTACCAATGTTTCGTCGTAAAGTACACAAGAACTTCACTGTGCAGACAAAAGATGGCAATGAGTATGAGATTCATAGAGGCCATACACTAATAAGTCCGGTGCAATTCAATGGCAACTTACCTCACATTTATAAGGACCCGGATGTGTACGACCCAGACAGGTTTGGTCCAGGAAGAGAAGAAGACAGAGTTGGTG CCTGA
- the LOC8062648 gene encoding obtusifoliol 14-alpha demethylase isoform X2: protein MDMANGVVWFTIAVVFITVVISKATKRGIMFDPKCNRPHPPTVKGVSFLRVLHTLLSKGLQAMIHDQYTKLGTVFTISFFQFKVTFLIGPEVSAHFYQGLDSEISHGNMIEFTVPMLGKEVGYGVDTATRNEQSRFSYDALKPSKLRSHAGPMIQEVGEYFAKWGQQGMVDLKQELDKLLMLISGRCLLGKEVREKMFDEFFTLFHELSDNGMCLTSVLFPYAPTPSNRRRDKARAKLSEMLTEIVRSRKKYDNVESDVLQNLIDSKYADGRSTTEAEVIGLIITLLFLGKHTSTITSVWTGAHLLASTRSLASVLEEQKKIVRKYGDDLDYNAFLEMDTLHRCIKETLRIHPPVPMFRRKVHKNFTVQTKDGNEYEIHRGHTLISPVQFNGNLPHIYKDPDVYDPDRFGPGREEDRVGGKFSYTSFSAGRHACLGESYAYLQIKVIWSYLLRNFELKLESPFPKPDWTKLVPEPKGRVMVSYKKRVLPTI, encoded by the exons ATGGATATGGCAAATGGTGTTGTGTGGTTCACCATAGCTGTTGTTTTCATCACTGTGGTTATCAGCAAGGCAACAAAACGAGGAATTATGTTTGATCCAAAATGTAATCGTCCACATCCACCAACAGTGAAGGgtgtttcttttcttcgagtttTACATACACTTCTTTCAAAGGGTCTGCAAGCAATGATCCACGATCAATATACAAAGTTGGGGACTGTGTTCACAATAAGTTTCTTTCAATTCAAGGTAACATTCTTGATTGGACCCGAGGTCTCTGCTCATTTTTACCAAGGCTTGGATTCAGAGATTAGCCATGGTAATATGATTGAATTCACTGTGCCCATGCTTGGCAAAGAGGTTGGCTATGGCGTGGACACTGCCACCCGGAATGAGCAGTCTCGTTTCTCCTATGATGCACTAAAACCATCAAAGTTGAGAAGCCATGCTGGTCCCATGATTCAAGAAGTGGGG GAATACTTTGCAAAGTGGGGACAGCAAGGCATGGTTGATCTGAAACAAGAGCTTGACAAGTTACTCATGCTAATCTCGGGCCGATGCTTACTGGGGAAGGAGGTCAGGGAAAAGATGTTTGATGAGTTCTTTACTCTGTTCCATGAACTCAGTGACAACGGCATGTGCCTAACCAGTGTATTATTTCCATATGCTCCAACTCCATCAAACCGACGACGTGACAAAGCACGGGCCAAGCTCTCAGAGATGTTGACTGAAATTGTGAGATCGCGCAAGAAATACGATAATGTTGAGAGTGATGTGCTGCAGAACTTGATAGACTCCAAATATGCAGATGGCCGATCTACAACGGAAGCTGAGGTCATTGGACTGATCATCACCTTGCTCTTTTTAGGAAAGCACACAAGCACCATCACTAGTGTATGGACAGGTGCTCACCTTCTTGCTAGTACAAGGAGCTTGGCATCTGTCCtcgaagaacaaaagaaaatagTTAGAAAATATGGGGATGATCTAGACTATAATGCCTTCCTAGAGATGGACACCTTGCACCGTTGCATCAAGGAGACGCTACGAATACATCCTCCAGTACCAATGTTTCGTCGTAAAGTACACAAGAACTTCACTGTGCAGACAAAAGATGGCAATGAGTATGAGATTCATAGAGGCCATACACTAATAAGTCCGGTGCAATTCAATGGCAACTTACCTCACATTTATAAGGACCCGGATGTGTACGACCCAGACAGGTTTGGTCCAGGAAGAGAAGAAGACAGAGTTGGTGGTAAGTTTTCCTACACATCGTTTAGTGCTGGAAGGCATGCTTGCCTAGGCGAGTCTTACGCTTATTTGCAAATTAAGGTGATATGGAGCTATTTGCTAAGAAACTTCGAGCTAAAACTGGAATCTCCTTTTCCTAAGCCTGATTGGACCAAGCTAGTGCCGGAGCCTAAAGGAAGAGTAATGGTGAGTTACAAGAAGCGGGTACTACCTACCATCTAG